GCGCTGCGTGAACCTGCTGGAAGAGCATGACGGCGGGGAGATCCTGCTGGACGGCGACCCCATCGGGTACCGCATGGACGGGGGCAGGCGCCGCCGGTTGAGCGAGGTCAGGATCTCCGCCCAGCGGGCGCGGATCGGCATGGTCTTCCAGCAGTTCAACCTGTTTCCGCACCTGACGGCGGAAGGCAATGTGATGCTTGGCCTGACCAAGGTGCTGGGCAAGGGCAGGGCCGAGGCGCGCGACATCGCCGGCCACTGGCTGGAGCGCGTCGGGCTGGCGGAACGCCGGGGCCACCACCCCTACCAGCTCTCCGGCGGGCAGCAGCAGCGGGTGGCGATCGCCCGCGCGGTGGCCATGCAGCCCCGCCTGCTGCTGTTCGACGAGGTGACGAGCGCGCTGGATCCGGAACTGGTGGCGGAAGTGCTGGGCGTGATGCAGAAGCTGGCCGAAAGCGGCATGACCATGCTGCTGGTGAGCCACGAGATGCTCTTCGTCCGCGACGTCTCGCACCACGTGCTCTTCCTCGATGGCGGGCGCGTGGCGCAGGCGGGGCCGCCGAAGGAAGTCTTCGGCAATCCCGAGAGCGAGCGGCTCAGGAGCTTCCTCGGCCGTATGCACGGCATGTTCGGCCAGATGACCTGAAGGGAGCGGCGCCGCCGTCGCGGCGCCAGCCCCGGGGCATCACCCCCGCTTCACATTCATCGCGACGGTATATTCATCCGCCCGCGGCTCGTATGTCAGCGCGCCGCGCAGCGCCCAGATGTTCTTCTGCATGTGCAGCGGGATCACGCCCACATCCTCCATGGCCACCTTCATGGCCTGCTTGAAGATGCTCTCGCGCTTCTCGTCATCGGCGGTGCGCAGGCCCTCGATCACCAGCTTGTCCACCTCTTCGTTGGAATAGCCGCTGAAGTTGGTGCTGCCGAAGCCCTTCTCGTTGTTCCGCGTCATCAGCACGCTCTTCAGCGCGGTGGAGGGCTCGCCGCTCGTCGCCCAGCCGATCAGCATGACGGAGAGGTCGTTGCGCGCCTGCCGCTGCGCCAGCACGGAGAAGGGCACGGCGTCCACGGCGGTCTGCACGCCGACGCGCTGCCACATCTGCGCGACGGCCTGGATGATCTGCGCGTCGTTGACATAGCGGTTGTTGGGGCCGAGCAGCGTGATCTTGAAGCCCTGCGGATAGCCCGCCTCCGCCAGCAGCTTCTTGGCGCCCTCCAGGTCGAATTTCTGGACCGGGATGGTCTCGTCATGGCCATTGGCGCCGGGCGGCATCATCTGCCCGGACGGGAAGGCCGCGCCCTGCATCACCCGGTCCACCATGGCCTGGCGGTTGATCGCCATGCTCAGCGCCTTCCGCACCCGCAGGTCCCGCAGGGGGTTCTTGTCCAGCTTCTTGCCGGCATTGTCGGTGATGTAGGGGGAGCTGTCGTGCGCCTCGTCCAGCTTCAGGTAGATGCAGCGCAGGCTCGGGATCTCGGAGAAGCTGATGCCCTGTGTGCTCTTCAGGCGCGGCGTATCGGCGGGCGGCACCACGTCGATCATCTGCACGTCGCCGGAGAGCAGCGCCGCCACCCGCACGCCGTCATTGGGCACGAAGCGGTAGGTGACGGTGGCCCAGTCCGGCTTGTTGCCCCAGTACTGGTCGTTGCGCGTCATCACCACGCGGTCGTCGGGCGTGAAGGACTGCAGGCGGAAGGGTCCGGTGCCGATGACCGCCTTGCCGTTGTTGAAGTCGCCCGTCGGCGCCTCCACCATCGAGCGGTGGATGATGTAGATCTGGGTGAGGTCCTGCGGCAGCAGCGGATAGACCTCGGCCGTCTTGAGGCGGATGGTATAGGGGTCCACGACCTCATGGCCCGTGACCGCCCGCATGTAGACGGTGAAGGGGCCGGGGCTGTTCGTGACGGATGGCACGCGCTTCAGCGTGGCCACCACGTCCTCGGCCGTGAATTCATCTCCGTTGGAGAATTTCACGCCCTTCCGCAGCTTGAATTCCCAGGTGGTGTCATCCACCAGCTTCCAGGATTCCGCCAGGCCGGGCTCCAGCTGGGCGGCATTGTTGCGCCCCACCAGCCTGTCGAAGAAGTGCTCCGCCACCATATTGTTGGGCGAGAGCGTGTGGTAGTGCGGGTCCAGCGAGGTCGGCGGGGCCGCGACCGCCAGGGTCAGGTTCTGGCCCTGCGCCCGTGCGGGGGAGGCCGGCAACTGCCCGGCCAGCAGCGCGGCGGCGGGAAGGGCCAGGAGGCTGCGGCGTCGGAGGTCGGTGGGTAGGCGGGGCATGAGCGTCTCCGGGGTATTGAACCAGCGATTATCCCTGCGGGCCATCTTATGGTGACGGCTCCGAAACGGATTGCTGCATGGCCCGTGGTTTCGGTCAATGATCCTTCGCTGACCTGCGGCCGGCCGGGCGACCCGGTCCGGTGCGGGAGGCCTCCTGGAGACGCGTGCCGCCTGCGATGACCAATCCCAACAGCTTCGACAACCGGCCGGAAAAGCGCGCCAGGTGGGATTCCCGCTATATCGGCCTGGCGCATCACATCGCGCAGTGGTCCAAGGACCCGCGCGCCAAGGTGGGGGCGGTGCTGGTGAACCAGCCGCATGCCCGCATCGTCGCCACCGGCTTCAACGGCTTCCCCGCCAATGTCGAGGACAGCGTGGAGCGGCTGGAGAACAAGGCCCGCAAGCTGCAGATGATCCTGCATGCCGAGCAGAACGCCTTGCTGAATGCCGGCCATGCCGCCCGGGGCTGCGACGCCTATGTGGTCGGCAAGCCGGTCTGCAATGTCTGCGCCACCCTGCTGATCCAATCCGGCGTCCGCAGGGTGGTGGCGGCCGCGCCGCGCCCGAACACCGATTCCTACTGGGACAAGGTGGGGCTGCTGGCCATCGAGATGCTACGGGAGGCGGGGGTGGAATTCACCCCCGTCACCGGCGCCCAGCTGGATGCCCTGGGCCTGAACCGTGACGAGGCCCGCAGCGCCGAGGACCCGCTGGACCCCTTCCGGGAGCACCAGCAGGAATTCGACTTCGGCGGCTAGCCGGGTTTGTATTCGGGCATGGCCTCGACCATGGCCTTGGTGGCGCCGGGCAGCAGCCAGCGCTCGCTGTGCTGCAACTGGTCGTAAGGCACCGCCACCTGCTTCTTGCCGCTGCCCAGGAAGCCGCCGACCTCGACGACCACGGTCAGCCCGCCCTCCGGCGTGAAGATCAGGTCTTCGATCTCGCCGATCGTCTCATTGGTGGAGGCATAGAGCTTCTGCCCCATCAGGTTGCTGGCCTGCCAGCGGGACTTGTCCAGGGAGACGACATCCGCGTTGGCGGCGGGGGCGGCGGGTGTGCCCGGCGGGCTGGTGGTGCCACCACCGGCGGCCGGGGCATTCTGCGCCAGGGCCGGGGCGGTGCCCAGCAGGGCCAGGGCGGCCAGCAGCTTCAGCGAAAGACGCGATCTCATCCCTCGGGGCTCCTTCATGCGGCCCTCGGGAAACTGGCCGGGCGGGCCGGGGTTTCCGCCGCCCTGGCTAGCCGCCGGCCAGCGCCGCCCGCACGGCGGTCAGCTTCTCCGGATTGCGGACGACGTAGATGGCGCCGATGCGCCCATCCTCCCGCAGTTCCAGCGCCGTGGTCTGGGGCAGGCCATCGGCTTCCAGCGTCACATAACCGGGCAGGGCGTTGATATGGCCGAGATGCAGCAGGGGCGGGATCGGCGCCGGATACTTGCGGGCCAAGCCGGCGAAGAAGCGGCTGACCTCCCCGGCACCCAGGATGGGGTTGAGCGCGGCGGGGCGGATGCCGCCGCCATCGGTATGCAGCACCACGTCCCGCGCCAGCAGGTCGCGCAGGGCGGCCTCGTCCCCGCTGCGGCTGGCGGCCAGGAAGGCGCGGGCAATGCGCTGCGCCTCGGCCTCGCTCACCGCCTGGCGCGGCTCTGGCTCGCCCAGATGGGCTCGGGCGCGGGTGGCCAGCTTGCGGCAGGCGGCCTCCGTGCGGCCGAGCAGGGCGGCGATCTCGGCGAAGGGCGTCTCGAACAGGTCATGCAGGATGAAGACCGCGCGCTCCGCCGGGGAGAGGCGTTGCAGCGTCAGCAGGAAGGCCACGGAAATATCCTGCGCCCGCTCCCACGCCGCCTGCTGCGGCGGCCCGGCGGTCGTCAGCAGGGGCTCGGGCAG
This genomic window from Roseomonas marmotae contains:
- a CDS encoding amino acid ABC transporter ATP-binding protein, coding for MSDQVLLKARGVRKSFGDVEVLKGIDLDVRQGQVVSLIGASGSGKTTFLRCVNLLEEHDGGEILLDGDPIGYRMDGGRRRRLSEVRISAQRARIGMVFQQFNLFPHLTAEGNVMLGLTKVLGKGRAEARDIAGHWLERVGLAERRGHHPYQLSGGQQQRVAIARAVAMQPRLLLFDEVTSALDPELVAEVLGVMQKLAESGMTMLLVSHEMLFVRDVSHHVLFLDGGRVAQAGPPKEVFGNPESERLRSFLGRMHGMFGQMT
- a CDS encoding ABC transporter substrate-binding protein, with product MPRLPTDLRRRSLLALPAAALLAGQLPASPARAQGQNLTLAVAAPPTSLDPHYHTLSPNNMVAEHFFDRLVGRNNAAQLEPGLAESWKLVDDTTWEFKLRKGVKFSNGDEFTAEDVVATLKRVPSVTNSPGPFTVYMRAVTGHEVVDPYTIRLKTAEVYPLLPQDLTQIYIIHRSMVEAPTGDFNNGKAVIGTGPFRLQSFTPDDRVVMTRNDQYWGNKPDWATVTYRFVPNDGVRVAALLSGDVQMIDVVPPADTPRLKSTQGISFSEIPSLRCIYLKLDEAHDSSPYITDNAGKKLDKNPLRDLRVRKALSMAINRQAMVDRVMQGAAFPSGQMMPPGANGHDETIPVQKFDLEGAKKLLAEAGYPQGFKITLLGPNNRYVNDAQIIQAVAQMWQRVGVQTAVDAVPFSVLAQRQARNDLSVMLIGWATSGEPSTALKSVLMTRNNEKGFGSTNFSGYSNEEVDKLVIEGLRTADDEKRESIFKQAMKVAMEDVGVIPLHMQKNIWALRGALTYEPRADEYTVAMNVKRG
- a CDS encoding deoxycytidylate deaminase — protein: MPPAMTNPNSFDNRPEKRARWDSRYIGLAHHIAQWSKDPRAKVGAVLVNQPHARIVATGFNGFPANVEDSVERLENKARKLQMILHAEQNALLNAGHAARGCDAYVVGKPVCNVCATLLIQSGVRRVVAAAPRPNTDSYWDKVGLLAIEMLREAGVEFTPVTGAQLDALGLNRDEARSAEDPLDPFREHQQEFDFGG
- a CDS encoding PRC-barrel domain-containing protein codes for the protein MRSRLSLKLLAALALLGTAPALAQNAPAAGGGTTSPPGTPAAPAANADVVSLDKSRWQASNLMGQKLYASTNETIGEIEDLIFTPEGGLTVVVEVGGFLGSGKKQVAVPYDQLQHSERWLLPGATKAMVEAMPEYKPG
- a CDS encoding sigma-70 family RNA polymerase sigma factor, encoding MAGEPDAAESFMPLRAELIGLAYRMTGSLATAEDIAQDAFLRWSTADRAAIELPRAWLLKVTARLSLDHLKSARHRRETYVGPWLPEPLLTTAGPPQQAAWERAQDISVAFLLTLQRLSPAERAVFILHDLFETPFAEIAALLGRTEAACRKLATRARAHLGEPEPRQAVSEAEAQRIARAFLAASRSGDEAALRDLLARDVVLHTDGGGIRPAALNPILGAGEVSRFFAGLARKYPAPIPPLLHLGHINALPGYVTLEADGLPQTTALELREDGRIGAIYVVRNPEKLTAVRAALAGG